One Gloeothece verrucosa PCC 7822 DNA window includes the following coding sequences:
- the pstS gene encoding phosphate ABC transporter substrate-binding protein PstS: protein MLNQKNLRTSPRDLINFISILALSISLGACGSANNTADTGQGQGQSGTAEQTPAAAGGDSLAKALALAQPVRLTGAGASFPYPLYSNWFVQLNQEVPDLQVNYQSVGSGAGVEQFIQGTINFGASDVAMKDEEIAKVQRGVLTLPMTAGAIVLAYNIPGVQGELKLSRDTYVGIFLGEITNWNDPKIAKDNPDVKLPDLPITVVHRADGSGTTAVFTQHLSAISDNWKSKIGAGKTVQWPKTGKFIGAKGNEGITASIQQNQGSIGYVEAGYAKNNKLSVASLQNKAGQFVAPTEESEAATLASVTLPENLRAFITDPEGEKSYPIVTYTWMLVYKKYDDPNIAKGIEGMIQYGLTQGQKSSAELGYIPLPQNVVEKVAAAADQISPDFQIKVK from the coding sequence ATGCTTAATCAAAAGAATTTAAGAACCTCACCTAGAGACCTAATAAATTTTATATCTATACTTGCTTTAAGCATCAGTTTAGGCGCTTGTGGCAGTGCCAATAATACAGCAGACACAGGACAAGGACAAGGACAAAGCGGTACAGCCGAACAAACTCCTGCTGCTGCCGGAGGAGACTCTCTAGCCAAAGCCTTAGCCTTAGCTCAACCGGTTAGACTAACCGGTGCCGGGGCATCTTTTCCCTATCCCCTCTATTCCAACTGGTTTGTACAGCTAAACCAAGAAGTGCCTGATTTACAGGTGAATTATCAATCAGTGGGAAGTGGTGCAGGCGTTGAACAGTTCATCCAAGGAACCATCAACTTTGGGGCGAGTGACGTGGCCATGAAAGATGAAGAAATTGCCAAAGTGCAGCGAGGCGTGTTAACCTTACCCATGACCGCCGGGGCGATCGTGCTGGCTTATAATATTCCCGGGGTTCAAGGAGAACTAAAATTAAGTCGAGATACTTATGTGGGCATCTTTTTAGGAGAGATCACTAACTGGAACGATCCGAAAATTGCTAAAGATAACCCGGATGTAAAATTACCCGATTTACCCATTACCGTAGTGCATCGGGCTGATGGAAGCGGCACAACAGCCGTATTTACTCAACATTTAAGTGCTATCAGTGACAATTGGAAATCCAAAATAGGGGCAGGTAAAACCGTACAATGGCCCAAAACCGGTAAATTTATCGGCGCAAAAGGAAATGAAGGCATAACCGCATCAATTCAACAAAATCAAGGCTCCATTGGCTATGTAGAAGCTGGCTATGCCAAGAACAATAAATTAAGCGTGGCTTCCTTACAAAATAAAGCCGGACAATTTGTTGCCCCCACCGAAGAATCAGAAGCCGCTACCTTAGCATCTGTAACTCTGCCTGAAAATTTACGAGCATTTATTACCGATCCTGAAGGAGAAAAATCTTATCCCATTGTTACCTACACTTGGATGCTAGTCTACAAAAAATATGACGATCCCAATATTGCCAAAGGCATAGAAGGGATGATTCAATATGGATTGACTCAAGGACAAAAATCGAGTGCAGAACTCGGTTATATTCCCCTACCTCAAAACGTCGTGGAAAAAGTAGCGGCGGCGGCTGATCAAATTAGCCCCGATTTTCAAATTAAGGTCAAATAA
- the pstC gene encoding phosphate ABC transporter permease subunit PstC: MSAPTFSEQDSSERTPRSPLEKSLDQGFIWLTLAFAIGIGLILLSISLIVLIRSWPAIQQYGLGFLFSSSWNPVTNDYGALPVIYGTIVSSLISLIIAIPLGVGTALFLSEDFISLKIRTVLVFLVELLAAIPSVVYGLWGIFVLIPLVTPIGSWLHNHLGWIPLFSTPPAGPGMLPAGMVLAIMILPIITAISRDSLASLPPELRQASLGLGATRWETIFRVLIPAAFSGIVGGVMLALGRAMGETMAVTMIIGNSNQLNPSVLAPANTIASLLANQFAEASGMQVAALMYAGFVLLVLTLVVNIIAEYIVNQVKAKYQ; this comes from the coding sequence ATGAGCGCACCAACATTTTCAGAACAAGACTCTTCTGAACGTACCCCCAGGTCCCCGTTAGAAAAATCTTTAGATCAAGGGTTTATTTGGCTAACGTTAGCCTTTGCCATTGGCATAGGATTAATTTTATTATCGATTTCTCTAATTGTTTTAATACGCTCTTGGCCAGCGATTCAACAATATGGATTAGGATTTCTTTTCTCTAGTTCTTGGAACCCGGTTACCAATGATTACGGGGCGTTACCGGTTATATATGGGACAATTGTTAGTTCGCTCATCTCTCTGATCATCGCTATTCCTTTAGGAGTAGGAACAGCACTTTTTTTGAGTGAAGACTTTATTTCCCTCAAGATTCGCACAGTTTTGGTGTTTTTAGTCGAACTGTTAGCGGCTATCCCCAGTGTAGTTTATGGATTATGGGGCATTTTTGTATTAATTCCCCTTGTGACTCCTATTGGTAGCTGGTTACATAATCATTTGGGTTGGATTCCTTTATTTTCGACTCCACCCGCCGGTCCTGGAATGCTGCCGGCAGGGATGGTTTTAGCGATTATGATTTTACCGATTATTACCGCCATTTCCCGAGATTCATTAGCCTCCTTACCGCCAGAATTACGTCAAGCCTCTTTAGGCTTAGGAGCAACCCGTTGGGAAACTATATTTAGAGTGTTAATTCCTGCGGCTTTTTCAGGTATTGTGGGGGGAGTTATGTTAGCGTTAGGTCGCGCGATGGGAGAAACAATGGCGGTAACCATGATTATCGGTAACTCGAACCAGCTAAATCCCTCTGTATTAGCACCCGCTAACACCATCGCTTCTTTATTAGCTAACCAATTTGCAGAAGCTTCAGGAATGCAGGTAGCCGCCTTAATGTATGCCGGCTTTGTCTTGTTGGTATTGACTTTAGTC